A single region of the Alteriqipengyuania flavescens genome encodes:
- a CDS encoding PQQ-dependent sugar dehydrogenase, whose product MNRLAYLALPLTFALAACQVSSDPDLDQTGERPELPVQNDALVPAMEIPTLEGWGDELPIVPEGYTVSAIAQDLKIPRQTLVLPNGDILVAEGSGGKAPKLRPKDVIAGWIKKRGKSPVEGGDRITLLRDEDGDGQTDLQTTFIEGLDAPYGLAFVDGTLYVANQGNLVSFEYSEGATSIAGSGTEVSKLPAKINHHWTKAMTASPDGSKLYVGIGSNSNVGERGMDVEEDRAVIWEIDRETGANRIFASGIRNPTALAFDPWNEQLWAVVNERDELGPQLVPDYLTSVRDGAFYGWPYSYYGQNVDPRIKPARPDLVKKAVVPDYALGSHVAALGVDFTTDGGLGGRFGEGAFVGMHGSWNRADPSGYKVVFVPFRGGRPDGRPIDLLTGFLKDGHARGRPVGVTYDEARGVLYVADDVSNTVWRVAPRGAARRASPQDRTQVLGGTRPPSTTSTTR is encoded by the coding sequence ATGAACCGCCTAGCCTATCTCGCCTTGCCGCTTACTTTCGCGCTTGCCGCGTGCCAGGTCAGCAGCGACCCAGATCTCGATCAGACTGGCGAGCGTCCCGAGCTTCCCGTACAGAACGATGCTCTCGTGCCGGCGATGGAAATTCCGACGCTGGAAGGATGGGGGGACGAACTACCCATCGTACCCGAGGGGTACACTGTTTCCGCCATTGCACAGGATCTGAAGATTCCACGGCAGACGCTCGTGCTGCCCAATGGTGACATTCTGGTCGCCGAGGGTTCTGGCGGCAAGGCGCCAAAGTTAAGGCCCAAGGATGTTATCGCAGGCTGGATAAAGAAGCGCGGCAAAAGCCCGGTCGAAGGCGGAGACCGGATAACGCTGCTGCGCGATGAGGACGGAGATGGGCAGACCGATCTCCAGACTACTTTTATCGAGGGCCTCGATGCGCCCTACGGCTTAGCTTTCGTTGATGGCACGCTCTACGTAGCCAATCAGGGAAATCTGGTAAGCTTTGAATATTCCGAGGGAGCGACCAGTATCGCGGGATCTGGTACCGAAGTTTCAAAGCTCCCTGCCAAGATCAATCACCATTGGACGAAGGCGATGACCGCCAGCCCCGATGGCTCGAAGTTATATGTAGGGATTGGCTCGAACAGTAATGTCGGCGAACGCGGCATGGATGTGGAAGAGGACCGTGCGGTCATATGGGAAATAGACCGCGAAACGGGCGCCAACCGGATTTTTGCCTCCGGCATTCGCAATCCCACAGCGCTCGCTTTCGACCCGTGGAACGAGCAGCTGTGGGCGGTCGTCAACGAGCGTGACGAACTTGGACCGCAACTCGTGCCTGATTACCTGACTTCCGTGCGCGACGGTGCCTTTTATGGCTGGCCTTACAGTTACTACGGTCAAAACGTCGATCCGAGGATCAAGCCAGCGAGGCCCGACCTGGTCAAAAAGGCCGTAGTGCCTGACTATGCGCTGGGCTCACATGTTGCCGCACTTGGTGTCGATTTCACAACCGACGGTGGCTTGGGTGGCCGGTTCGGCGAAGGTGCTTTCGTCGGGATGCACGGAAGTTGGAACCGCGCCGATCCGTCGGGCTACAAGGTCGTCTTCGTGCCCTTCCGTGGTGGACGCCCGGATGGGCGGCCGATCGACCTGCTCACAGGTTTTTTGAAAGACGGGCATGCGAGGGGGCGCCCGGTAGGCGTGACATACGATGAGGCGCGTGGCGTATTATATGTCGCGGATGATGTGTCGAACACCGTTTGGCGT
- a CDS encoding DUF2231 domain-containing protein, protein MHRTVTNSRSFANPLHAILLAFPVALYPAALLTDITYLNTAETQWTNFSSWLIAGADLFAGLVLASALLGLFFGRARYAKGRGTLYLIVIAAMFGLGVLNAFQHARDGWHSVGTLGLVLSIMCSILALIAAFIAYGTQTVEKRA, encoded by the coding sequence ATGCATCGCACAGTCACTAATTCCCGTTCTTTTGCAAATCCCTTGCACGCGATACTGCTTGCCTTTCCCGTGGCGCTTTATCCTGCCGCTCTACTTACCGATATAACCTATCTGAATACGGCGGAGACCCAGTGGACCAACTTCTCGTCCTGGCTCATTGCCGGGGCAGACCTGTTCGCTGGCCTGGTCCTCGCCTCGGCACTGCTCGGCCTCTTCTTCGGACGAGCTCGCTACGCGAAAGGTCGCGGTACGCTCTATCTGATTGTCATCGCCGCAATGTTCGGTCTCGGTGTGCTGAATGCTTTCCAGCATGCTCGTGATGGCTGGCATTCCGTTGGCACTTTGGGCCTCGTGCTTTCAATAATGTGCTCGATCCTGGCCTTGATCGCAGCGTTTATCGCCTACGGCACCCAGACGGTGGAGAAACGTGCATGA
- a CDS encoding cbb3-type cytochrome c oxidase subunit I, which produces MRSETGFDYALYDRFPTEKRSDSEVEELNRIWRAPKGWGRLTAVNNNYVGFWYVVTAFGFFLAAGILALGMRVQLAAPMQDFLGVETYNQFFTMHGTVMMFLFAVPMVEAIGIMLLPQMLAARDLPFPRLSAFAFWAYFVGGTMFFLSLFVGLAPDGGWFMYPPLTSIAFSPGINTDFWLLGIGFIEISAIAGAIEIIVGVLRTRAPGMTLDKMPMFAWAMLVFAVMIVVAFPSVILCTMLLEIERAFNWPFFDALRGGDPMLWQHLFWFFGHPEVYIIFIPAAGLMSMMVTAVAKVPLVGYRLNVLALVATGFISFGVWAHHMFTTDMPRVSAGYFSAASMAVSLPAGIQVFCWIATLASGKIKWTTPALFVVGSVVIFTMGGLTGVMVGMVPFDWQAHDTYFIVAHLHYVLMGGMVFPMFAAFYHWHGMTSSRALSERVGKWVFGLMFAGLHITFFPMHLTGLMGMPRRVYTYLPGRDLDLLNLVSTIGAFVMAAGILLFLFDLARRFRFTVHDDAGNIYGGGTLEWLPTGLYSTRSIPLVTSREPLWDRPQISKEVEEGRYFLPNSATGQRETLITSTVMAEPQYVQLMPGPSPWPMSAAVFTALFFLSLTVQAYAFAVFCGIVAVLSTLRWLWETDRPIKQESADIGGGIEVPIAITGPKSHGWWALNTLMVVIGMIGFMAVFAYLYLYGINPEVWSAPPPLGKTAIIVGIEVAALLAAWGGRRFLATKEGRLAEDLPWMLEALAAALLVGALYLDVTGWLATGLEPTANGMGATVFMLSVLQGQVVVVAVIMAAYLAFREARGIMTTPTNVTMDIVARFIMFCALQGMIFTLLPRVFPGV; this is translated from the coding sequence ATGAGATCCGAGACGGGGTTCGACTATGCGCTCTATGATCGCTTCCCCACCGAGAAGCGCTCCGATAGCGAAGTCGAAGAATTAAACCGCATCTGGCGTGCGCCCAAAGGCTGGGGACGCCTTACCGCGGTCAATAACAATTACGTCGGCTTCTGGTACGTCGTCACCGCTTTCGGCTTCTTTCTTGCAGCGGGCATTCTGGCGCTGGGCATGCGCGTGCAGCTCGCCGCTCCGATGCAGGATTTCCTTGGCGTCGAAACCTACAATCAGTTCTTCACGATGCACGGAACGGTGATGATGTTCCTGTTTGCCGTGCCGATGGTGGAGGCGATCGGGATAATGCTGTTGCCGCAGATGCTGGCCGCACGCGATTTGCCGTTTCCCAGGTTGTCAGCATTCGCTTTCTGGGCCTATTTCGTTGGTGGGACGATGTTTTTCCTCTCGCTATTCGTCGGGCTGGCGCCTGACGGTGGCTGGTTCATGTATCCGCCGCTTACAAGCATCGCCTTCAGCCCCGGCATAAATACCGATTTCTGGCTACTCGGTATCGGTTTCATCGAAATCTCCGCCATCGCAGGCGCAATCGAGATCATCGTAGGCGTGCTCCGCACCCGCGCGCCGGGGATGACCCTCGACAAAATGCCGATGTTTGCGTGGGCCATGCTGGTGTTCGCGGTAATGATCGTGGTCGCTTTCCCGAGTGTGATCCTGTGCACGATGCTGCTGGAGATCGAACGAGCTTTCAATTGGCCTTTCTTCGATGCGCTACGCGGCGGCGATCCCATGCTGTGGCAACACCTCTTCTGGTTTTTCGGCCATCCAGAAGTCTACATTATCTTCATCCCAGCCGCGGGTCTCATGAGCATGATGGTGACCGCAGTCGCAAAGGTGCCGCTCGTCGGATACCGTCTCAACGTACTGGCACTGGTGGCTACCGGCTTCATCAGCTTCGGCGTCTGGGCGCATCACATGTTCACGACCGATATGCCGCGCGTCTCCGCTGGCTATTTTTCTGCCGCGAGCATGGCCGTCAGCCTACCCGCCGGCATTCAGGTATTTTGCTGGATCGCCACGTTAGCCAGCGGCAAAATCAAATGGACCACGCCCGCGCTTTTCGTGGTCGGAAGCGTGGTGATTTTCACGATGGGTGGTTTGACCGGCGTGATGGTGGGTATGGTGCCCTTCGACTGGCAAGCGCATGACACCTATTTCATCGTTGCCCACCTCCATTACGTGCTGATGGGCGGCATGGTTTTCCCGATGTTCGCCGCGTTCTACCACTGGCACGGCATGACTAGTAGCCGGGCGCTATCTGAGCGTGTCGGAAAGTGGGTCTTCGGGCTGATGTTCGCGGGTCTTCATATCACTTTCTTCCCCATGCACCTGACCGGTTTGATGGGTATGCCGCGCAGGGTCTATACCTATTTGCCCGGGCGCGATCTCGATCTGCTCAATCTGGTGTCCACCATCGGCGCTTTCGTGATGGCCGCTGGGATACTCCTTTTCCTGTTCGATCTCGCGCGCCGCTTTCGTTTCACGGTTCATGACGATGCAGGCAATATCTACGGGGGTGGTACGCTCGAATGGCTTCCAACCGGTTTGTACTCCACGCGCTCGATCCCGCTGGTTACGTCTCGCGAGCCTTTATGGGATCGCCCCCAAATCTCGAAGGAAGTCGAAGAAGGGCGCTATTTCCTCCCGAACTCTGCCACAGGCCAGCGCGAGACACTGATTACCTCGACCGTGATGGCAGAACCTCAGTATGTCCAACTCATGCCCGGCCCGTCGCCGTGGCCAATGTCAGCAGCTGTGTTCACCGCGCTCTTCTTCCTCTCGCTGACGGTGCAGGCCTACGCCTTTGCAGTGTTTTGCGGCATTGTAGCAGTGCTGAGTACGCTCCGATGGCTTTGGGAAACCGACCGTCCCATCAAACAGGAAAGCGCCGACATCGGCGGCGGTATCGAGGTTCCGATCGCAATCACTGGGCCGAAAAGCCACGGCTGGTGGGCGTTGAACACTTTGATGGTCGTAATCGGCATGATCGGCTTCATGGCCGTGTTCGCCTATCTCTATCTCTATGGCATCAATCCCGAAGTCTGGAGTGCGCCTCCGCCCCTCGGCAAAACCGCAATTATCGTCGGGATCGAAGTTGCGGCACTTCTTGCGGCTTGGGGCGGGCGTCGGTTTCTCGCAACGAAAGAAGGGCGGCTTGCCGAAGACCTGCCCTGGATGCTGGAGGCACTTGCTGCGGCCCTACTGGTCGGCGCGTTATACCTCGATGTGACTGGTTGGCTCGCGACGGGTCTTGAGCCCACCGCGAATGGCATGGGCGCGACTGTCTTCATGCTTTCGGTGCTTCAGGGACAGGTGGTCGTAGTTGCTGTCATCATGGCCGCCTATCTCGCCTTTCGCGAGGCACGGGGAATCATGACCACTCCGACAAACGTGACCATGGATATCGTCGCACGTTTCATAATGTTCTGCGCGCTGCAGGGCATGATCTTTACTCTCTTGCCGAGGGTATTCCCCGGTGTCTGA